In Caldisalinibacter kiritimatiensis, the sequence GCATTACAAATTAAGGGAAAGTAAAGTTTTTACTGGAAATTAGATGCGAAATCTCTGAGTTTTAAGTTAATCTATTGACAAAATAAAAATTATAGAATAGAATATGACTTAAAATACAGCATTGTTCGACATGCTTTTTTTATTTTTTGGTAATCTTTACAAACTATAAGCTGAGTTTTTAACTTGTATTACTTAATTTATATAAAGTACAAAATTTAAGATATAGGAGTTGATAGAATTGGAAAAGAAAAAAAAGGTTGTTATTTCAAAAGAAGAAATAAATAGTAAAGTTAAAGAACTAGGACAAATAATTTCTAAAGATTATGAAGGAAAAGAGTTATTAATAGTGTCTTTATTAAAGGGAAGTTTTATTTTTACAGCTGATTTAGTAAGAAACATAGATGTTACTACTCAAATAGAATTTATGACTACATCAAGTTATGGCAATAATACAGAAACTTCAGGTAAAGTTAATATAGTAAACGACTTGAGAGTAGATATTAAGGGAAGAGACGTACTAATAGTAGACGATATAGTGGATTCAGGATTAACAATGAATGTTATTGTTGAGCATTTAAAAGAAATGGAACCAAATTCATTGAAAACTTGTGTGTTATTAGATAAGCCTGAAAGAAGACAAGTTGAAATAACTCCAGATTATGTAGGTTTTACAATTCCGGATTTATTTATTGTAGGATACGGATTAAATTACGGGGATTACTATAGAAATATTCCTTATATTTTTACATTTGAAGACTAATATTAAAAACAAAAGTGACCTTTAAACAGGTCACTTTTGTTATCCTCTCAATTCATCTAATATTTTAACCTTATCACAAGTCTTTGAATCTTTTTGCTTGATTACTTTAGCTGGTGTTCCAGCGACGACTGTATTAGGTGGAACATCTTTAGTTACTACAGCACCTGCAGCTACTACAGCATCTTTACATACTTTTACTCCTTCTAATACAACAGCATTTGCACCTATTACAACATTATCTTCGATAACAACTGGAGTTTTACTTGGTGGTTCTAGCACACCAGCGATTACTGTTCCAGCACCTATATGAACGTTTTTTCCTATAATTGCACGGGCACCTACTACTACATTCATATCTATCATTGTATTTTCGCCTATTTCTGCACCTATGTTGATTACAGCTCCCATCATTATTATTGCATTTTTACCTATATAGGATTTATCTCTTATGATTGCTCCAGGTTCTATTCTTGCTTGTATATTAGTTATATCAAGTAATGGAATAGCTGAATTTCTTCTATCGTATTCAATATAATAATCTTCTATTTCCTCACTATATTTATCCATAATATAGACTATTTCATTATATTCGCCTATTATAATTTTAAATTCGTCGTTACCAAATTCCTTTACTTTATCAAAATTTATTTTATTTAAATTATTACCCTTTAAGTATACTTTTACAGGTGTAGACTTTTTTGAAGATTTAATATAATTAGCAAGTTCATAAGGGTCTGTAAAACTTTTTACTTCTTTCTTATTTTTATTATTCATTAGTAACTCAATCCTTTCAGGAATCAGATATTTGATTTATTTATTGTTATTATTAGAGGCTACAAGGTTATTCATATCATATAAACCATTTTCTTGGTTAACAATGTACTTAGCTGCTTTTATTGCTCCTATTGCAAATATACTTTTAGAAAATGCTGAATGTTTAATTTCAATTGTTTCATCCTGACCAGCAAATATAACTGAATGTTCACCAACTATAGTTCCTCCACGTACAGCGTGTATTCCTATTTCATTTTTTCTTCTTTTTTCTTTTTTGCTATATCTTCCAAATACATATTCCATTGTATTTTTAAATGCTTCATTTATTTTATTTGCTATCATATATGCAGTTCCGCTAGGAGCGTCAGCTTTTTGGTTATGGTGTTTCTCGATTATTTCTATATCAAAAGAATCACTAAGAGTTGGTATTGCTTTAGTTACCAGTTCAATTAATACATTAATACCCAAAGACATATTTGATGAATAGAATATAGGAATATTTTTTGCGGCATTTTCTATGTCTTTTATATCTTTAGGAGAAAATCCAGTTGTAGCAATAACTAGTGGCATATTATTTTCTATAGAATAATCTAAAAGTCCTGGAAGATAGTAGGGATTCGAAAAATCGATTATAACATCTGCATTACCTTCAAAATCAAATATATCCTTATATACAGGATAATCATTTTTATATTTGTTTGGGCTTCTATCAATACCTGCTACAATTTGACATTGATTATCTTGCTGCAGATGTTTGGACAACACTTGCCCCATGTTACCATTGCATCCGTGTATGATAACTTTAACCATAAAGTTACCTCCTTACTTTAAGTCCATAGTTTTCTAATTCGTTTATAAGTATATTAGTATTTTCTTCTGTCATATTAGTAAGAGGTAGTCTCAAATCCCCTACATCCATACCTAATAAGTTCATTGCTGTTTTAATAGGAATTGGATTAGTTTCTATAAACAATGCATCTATTAAGCCTTTCATTTTCAATTGAAGTTCTCTAGCCTCGTCTACATTACCTTCTAAATATTTAATAACTATATCATGTGTATCCTTAGGTAGGATGTTAGCTACAACAGAAATAACTCCTTTACCACCTACAGATAATACAGGAACAATAATATCATCATTACCGCTGTATATATCAAAATCATTAGGACATAATCTTGCAATTTCAGCAACTTGACTGATATTGCCGCTAGCTTCTTTTACAGCTTTAATGTTAGGATGTTTAGAAAGTGTTGCTAAGGTCTTTGGAAGAATATTTACTCCAGTTCTACCAGGTACGTTATAAACTATTATTGGTATATTTACACTATCTGCGATTGCTGTATAGTGTTCAATTAATCCTTTTTGTGTAGTTTTGTTATAATAAGGAGTTACAACCAAAAGTCCATCTGCGCCTACACTTTCAGCATATTTACTCATTTCTATAGCATGACTAGTATTATTGCTTCCTGTACCTGCAATAACTGGTATCCTTTTATTTACTTTGTCAACTGCGAATTTGATAGCTTCTTTATGCTCTTCTTCAGACATAGTTGAAGCTTCTCCTGTTGTACCACAGATTATTATGGCATCAGTATTTTCCTCAATATGCCATTCAATTAATTCGTCAAGTTTTTTAAAATCAATTTTACCTTCTTTATATGGAGTTACAATAGCTACTCCAGAACCTTTAAATATACTCAAATATAGCACCTCCATTTATATTTATATTCATTAAATAGTCTGTAATAATAATTCAGCTATTTGCACAGTATTGGTTGCAGCACCCTTTCGAATATTGTCTGCAACTATCCATAAATTAACACCATTATCTACACTAAAGTCTCTCCTTATTCTACCTACATATACTTCATCAGTGTCTTCTGCTTCTAAAGGAAGAGGATATATGTTGTTTTCTATATCATCTTTTAAAATTACACCTTTTGCAGTCTTAAGGGTTTTGTAAATATCCTTTAGTTCAAATGGATTTTCAAATTCTATGTTAGTAGCTACACTATGTCCATATCTAACTGGGATTCTAACTGCAGTAGCAGTTATTTTAATATTATAGTCGTTTAATATTTTTTGCGTTTCGTTTATTATTTTCATTTCTTCTTTTGTATATTTATTTTCCATAAATATATCAATGTGTGGAAGACAGTTGAATGCTATTTGATGAGGATATTTGCTACATGGCTTTCCTTCAATACCATTTTCTAAGTCTTTTATTCCTCCCATGCCTGAGCCTGATACTGCTTGATAAGTAGAATATACAATCCTTTTAATTTTAAATTTATCGTGTAAAGGTTTAATCGGAACTACACATTGTATAGTAGAACAGTTTGGGTTTGATATAATACCGTTATGCCATTTAATATCTTCAGGATTAACTTCAGGCACTATGAGAGGTACATCTTTATCCATTCTCCAAGCACTACTATTGTCTACAACAATTACACCATTTTCTTTTGCTATAGGTGCATATTTTTTACTTACTTCACTTCCAGCTGAAAATAAAGCGATATGTATATCTCGATTAAATGAAGTTTCATTTAATTCTTCTACTGAATATTCTTTATTTTTAAACTTTAGTTTTTTACCTTTAGACCTAGAGGAAGCAAATAAGTATAAATTGTTAACTGGAAAATCTCTTTCTTCTAAGACTTTTAAAAAAGTTCTTCCAACCATACCTGTAGCACCTACAATAGCTATATTAACTTTCTTCAATAAAATCACCTCTTTGAGATTCTATAATTAATATATATTATTAAATCTTGGAAAAAATGTTGGAAAGATGAATACAACGTAATGGCGTGTATAATTGTGGTAGCTGTGGAAGTATCTATTATAATATATTACTATTTTATAACAAAAAATGTGATATTTAAATAGTTTATAATTGAAGTCAATATAAAAAAAGGATAAAATTGTATTATATAGAATGTTGGGGGTGTTTTTTATTAATGGAGTATTGAAAGATATTCATAAAAATATGATTAAAATGAGGAGAGAATTACACAGGATACCAGAGGTGGGTTTTAATGAGGTAAAAACATCACAATATATAAAAAATAAATTGATTGACTTTGGTTTTCATATAGAACAGACTGCTAAAACAGGAATTATAGGATATAAGGAAGGCTCATCGTCAAAAGGTGCTATTGCCTTTAGAGCAGATATGGATGGATTAAGAATTAAAGAAGAAACGGGACTTTCTTTTGCTTCAGAAGAAGAGGGTATGATGCATGCTTGTGGTCATGATGGTCATATGGCTATATTATTAGGACTGGCAATGTATCTGTCAAGGATTCCTAAATTAAATCGAGATATAGTTCTGATATTTCAGCCTGCAGAAGAAGGTCCAGGAGGAGCTGAAGTCATCGTAAAAGAAGGAATTTTAAAGAAATACAATGTTGAAGCTATATTTGGTCTTCATATATATCCTGGTTTAGGGGAAGGAAGGATAGGAGCAAGACCTGGGGCTATGATGGCGCAAACCGGTGAATTCGATATAATTATTAAGGGGAAAAGTGGTCATGGAGCCATGCCTCATGCTTCTATAGATGCAATTTATGTTTCATCACAGTTAGTTATAAATTATCAAAGTATTATAAGTAGAAATATTGAACCTATACAAGGGGCAGTGTTAACTATAGGAAAGATAAAAGGGGGGAGTACTAGAAACATTATAGCAGAAGAAGTTAAAATAGAGGGAACTATAAGAGCTTTTGACATACAGGTGTATAATCATATAAAGAGAAGAATGAATGAAATAAATAAAGGTTTAGAAAAAATGTATAATGTAAATGTAAGTATACAATTTCATGATATGTATCCAGCTGTAGTAAATGATAAAGGATTATTTGAAGAGTTTAAACGTGCATTAAATGATGATATAACAATTATAAAGCCAATGATGTTAGCAGAAGATTTTTCATATTACCAAAGAGAAATTCCAGGTATTTTCTTTATGTTAGGTTCAAGAAATGAAGAGTTGAAATTGACTTATCCACTTCATAGTTGTCACTTTAACTTTAATGAAGAGATATTAAGGAGAGGATTAATATCATATATAAAATTATGTAAAAATTTTGGTATATTAAATAAGTAGGAGGATTTTCAATGAATAGATTAAGCAGCAGACCAAATATATTTGAAACAAATATTTTTTATTTAATTTTAGGGTTAGTATTTATTGGATTGGGTTCCTATGTACAACATAAAGATATCTATATTGGACTTATTATTACGGAATACCTTATTATATTACTACCTACAGTATTATATTTAGTGGTTAGAGGATATAATTTAAAAGAAACTTTAAGATTAAATAAATTGTCTATTAAACAGACATTGATGATACCTTTAATAGTCATATTAATATATCCTGTTGGAATGTTTATGAACTCCCTTATGATGATTATAATTAGCTTTTTGGGAGAAATACAACCTCCACCAATCCCTGTGCCTGATACAGGATTAGAGCTATTAATTAGCTTATTTGTTATTGCTATATCTGCGGGAATATGTGAAGAAGTTATGTTTAGAGGATTAGTGATGAAGGCATATGAAGGATTAGGTGTGAAGAAGGCAATAATTATTTCAGCAATATTATTTGGTATTTTCCACTTTAACATACAAAATCTTTTAGGACCTATTTTTTTAGGCTTGGTATTTGGATATATTGTTTATAAAACTAATTCTATATTTGCTTCAATATTAGCTCATATAACTAATAATGCAATAGCAACTTTATTAAATTATTTTATTCGTAATTCAGTAAATATGAATCCACAAGTTAATAATGAGCTTGTTCAGAACATTCCTTATCCATTAATAATGACTATGGGAGCTATATCTATAGGTGCAGTTGCAGTAGTTACAGGTCTTATAGCATTTTTCTTGATAAAAGCTTTGCCACAAAGTCGAAATTCAATATTAAATAAAGCACGTGAAGATGTACAAGAAACGAATATTGAAAAGCTAACTTTGAAAAAGGCTGTTCCTTTATTTGTGATGGGATTAATTTATATAGGTATGAGTGTTCTTTATATAAGTAGTATTTAAAAAATAAAATATAAAAGGTCCTACTCGGGGGAAGTAGGACCTTTAAAAATATATATTTAAATGGGGGAGTGGGAATTAATATTTGCTTCGCACTAAAAGAGTCTAACACTTATTTTTCTATAAATCAAGTAGTAAATTTAAATATTACGTATTATTAATAAATATTTTGCTTGATTAACAAATAAATTACAAATGCGAAACCTATTAAGAATAAAAATCCTCATTTTCCTAATAATAGAGGAAAAGGAGGAGTGAAATTATGGGAAAAAGAAAGAAAAAGAAGAAAAAGATTTTAACTCCAGATGATATAATGAAATATGAGATTGCAGCTGAGTTGGGATTAACAGATAAAATTGAAAAAGAAGGATGGGGAGGACTTACAGCGAAAGAATCAGGTAGAATTGGTGGAATAATGACAGCACGAAAGAAGAAAAAAATGCAGTCAAAACAGAAAGATGGGGAAGAAAATAATAATATCAATACAAACAAACTCTAACATAAATGCAAAATATCAACAAACCCACTTTAGTATTTTGATGATAATACAAAATAGTGCTATTAAAAGACTAGTAGATGTTTTTTCTGCTAGTCTTTTAAATTTAACTTATTTTTAGTATAAATTTAACTTGGAAATATCGTTATGAATTTAGTGGAATAGTAATTTTTGTAATGATATCAATGTATATTTTAACATCACCATTAGGACTTGCATCACAAAATGGTATAAGCATAAGGACATTCTTATATATTGCATTAACAGCGATTACAATGTATATCTTAACTAAGTATCTTAAATCAAAAGCTGTAAAGCTAGAAGGATTAGAGAATATAGAAAATAATGAGGAATTATCCAAAAAGAATCCAATATCTTATGAAACGGCTTAAAGAAACTTTTATATTACCGGATAGTCAATAATGTTACTATCCGGTTTTTTAATAAATTTTACGAAAAACACATTGATTTTCAAGTAAAAATTTACTAAAATAATAGTAAAGGAAGAAAATGATTTCCTGTAGTTAATTATTAATTTGAAAAAGGGGGTCTAAAATGCCTGTATACTTCAATGAAAAAACAAGAGAATTTCATTTGCAAAATCAAGAGATAAGCTATATTATAAAGGTTTTAAAAAACAATCAACTTGGACATATATATTTTGGAAAAAGGGTAAAGCATAGAAGGTCTTTTCAACATCTACTAAGAAGTAAGCCTAGGGCACTAACGGCTTGCGTATATGAAGGAGATTTAGATTTCTCATTGGATTTGACAAGACAGGAATATCCGTCATATGGAACTACTGATTTTAGAGAACCTGCATTTCAAATAAAACAACAAAATGGAAGTAGGATAACCAACTTTGAGTACAAGACTCACAAAATATATAAAGGAAAACCTAGATTAGAAGGATTGCCAGCTACATATACAGAGAAGAATCAAGAAGCTACTACTTTGGAAATAACTTTAAAAGATGAATTGATAAACGTAGAGTTGATACTTTTATATACGATTTTTGAGAATTATGGAGCTATAGCTAGAAGTGTTAAATTTGTGAATAGAGGTAAGGAAAAGTTAAATGTAACTAGAGCTTTAAGTATGTGTGTTGATTTTATGGATTCGGACTTTGAGATGATACAACTTTCAGGTGCTTGGGCTAGGGAAAGACATGTAAAAAGTAGAAAGCTTGAAATGGGCATTCAAGCTATCTCAAGTACAAGGGGAGCTAGTAGTGCAAATCAAAATCCATTTATTGCATTAAAAAGATTTAATACAACTGAAGATATAGGTGAAGTATATGGATTTAGTCTTGTATATAGTGGTAACTTTTTAGCTCAAGTAGAAGTTGATTATGATAATGTTTCTAGGGTTACTATGGGAATAAATCCTTTTGATTTTAGTTGGATTTTAGAGGAAGGAGAGAGTTTCCAAACACCAGAGGTTGTCATGGTTTACTCGGATAAAGGGTTAAACAAAATGAGTCAGACTTATCATGAGTTATATAGAACTAGATTAGCTAGGGGTAAGTGGAGAGATAAAGTAAGACCTATCCTTATAAACAACTGGGAAGCAACCTACTTTGATTTTAATGAAGAAAAAATATTAGAAATTGCTAATGATAGTAAAGAGCTAGGAGTTGAACTATTTGTATTAGATGATGGATGGTTTGGCAAAAGAAACGATGATACCACTTCATTAGGAGATTGGTTTGTGAATAAAGAAAAACTACCTAGTGGAATAAAGGGATTAGCAGAGAAAATTATAGAGATGGGAATGGAATTTGGGATTTGGTTTGAACCTGAGATGGTAAATAAAGAAAGTGAATTATATAAGAAACATTCGGATTGGGTAATAAAGGTTCCGAATAGAAGGATGTCCCATGGTAGAAATCAATATGTATTAGATTTTTCAAGAAAAGAGGTTGTAGATTATATATATGAAATGATGTCTAGTATTTTACGCGAAGCTCCAATAACATATGTTAAATGGGATATGAACAGAAATATAACAGAAATTTGGTCAAAAGCATTACCGCCTGAGCGACAAGGTGAAGTAAGTCATCGATATATTTTAGGAGTATACTCTTTATACGAAAGACTTACAAAGGAATTCCCTCATATCTTATTTGAATCATGTGCAAGTGGTGGAGGTAGATATGATCCAGGTATGCTTTATTATGCACCACAAACATGGACTAGTGATGATACTGATGCAGTAGAGAGACTGAAAATTCAATACGGAACATCTTTTGTTTATCCAATTAGTTCAATAGGGTCACATGTGTCAGCAGTTCCTAACCACCAAGTAGGCAGGATAACTAATATTGACATGAGGGGAAATGTTGCATATTTTGGAACCTTTGGATATGAACTAGATGTAACAAAACTTCCTCAGGAAGAAAAGGAAAAAATAAAGGAGCAGATAAAATTCTTTAAAGAAAATAGACAATTAATCCAACAGGGGATGTTTTATAGACTTATAAGTCCGTTTGAGGGAAATAGTAACATAACTTCATGGATGGTAGTGTCACAGGATGAAAAAGAAGCGTTATTAGGATATTATCAAGTGTTAGCAAAGCCAAACGAAGGATTTGTTAACTTGAAATTAACCGGTTTAAATCCAGATTATAAATATATTATCGAAGGAAGAGAAGGAGACTATTTTGGAGACGAGCTTATGAATATAGGCTTAATATTAGATCATTCAAAAGATATAGGTATAGGTGATTTTGTTTCTAAGATTTTCAAGATTAAAGCTGTAAATTAGCTAAAAAAGATGTATAGGGGTGATATAGAAATGATAGAAGAACTTAGACAGTATTTTGAAAATATCTATGGTGACTCAAATGATACAAGAATATTTTTTGCTCCTGGACGTGTTAATTTGATAGGAGAACATATTGATTACAATGGGGGTCATGTGTTTCCATGTGCCCTTAATTTTGGAACCTATGTTATAGCAAAGAAACGTAATGACGATTTAGTTAGATTATACTCTAAAAATTTTGAAGAATTAGGAATAATGGAATTTTCATTAAATGATTTAGTTTACCAAAAAGAGCATGATTGGGCGAACTATCCAAAGGGAGTTATACATATATTTAAGAAAATGGGACTTAGTTTAGATGTAGGCTTTGATGCTGTATATTTTGGTAATATACCTAACGGGGCAGGCTTATCATCATCAGCTTCAGTTGAATTAGCTACATCTGTAATGTTAAAGGAATTATTTAGGTTTGATGTAGATATGATTACAATGGTTAAGATGAGTCAAAGAGCTGAAAATGAATTCGTAGGAGTTAACTGTGGTATAATGGACCAATTTGCAGTAGGAATGGGAAAAAAGGATAATGCAATATTACTTGATTGTGATACTTTAGAGTATCGTTATTCAAGTATACAGTTAAAGGATGCTTCTTTAGTCATAACTAATACCAATAAAAGAAGGGGACTTGCAGATTCAAAATATAATGAGAGAAGAAGTGAGTGTGAAAGGGCCTTATCACAATTAAAAACTAAGCTTGATATCGAGTCTTTAGGAGAACTGACAGAAGAACAGTTTGAAGAAAATAAACATTTAATAACAAATGAAACAGATAGAAAAAGGGCTAAGCATGCAGTATATGAAAATAGAAGAACCTTAAAGGCGGTTGAAGCCCTGGAGAGAGGAGATTTAAAAGAGTTTGGAGAACTAATGAAGGAGTCACATATATCATTAAGGGATGATTATGAAGTAACCGGTAAGGAACTAGACACATTAGTTGAACTTGCATGGGGGCAACAGGGAACAATAGGTTCAAGAATGACAGGTGCAGGTTTTGGAGGGTGTACAGTTTCTATAGTAGAAAATGATAAAATCGATAAGTTTATTGAAAATGTAGGCAAGAAATATAAAGAAATAATTGGATACGAAGCAACCTTTTATGTGGCGAAAATAGGTGACGGAGCCAAAGAAATAAAATAATTAAATCAAGGGGTGATATATATGATTTTAGTATGTGGTGGTGCTGGGTACATAGGTAGTCATACAGTATATGAATTGATAGAAAGAGAAGAAAATGTAGTAGTAGTTGATAATTTACAGACAGGTCATAAAAAAGCAATACATACAAAAGCTAACTTTTATCAGGGGGATATAAGGGATATTGAGTTTTTAGATAAAGTTTTTTCTGAAAATGATATAGATGTTGTTATACATTTTGCTGCAAATTCATTAGTTGGTGAAAGTATGGAGAATCCCTTTAAGTATTATGATAATAATGTTTATGGTACTCAAGTACTCCTTGAGGCTATGAATAAATATGGTGTAAATAAAATAGTATTTTCATCGACTGCAGCAGTGTATGGAGAACCAGAAAATATCCCAATTTTAGAAACCGACAAGACAGAGCCTACAAATGCCTATGGTGAAACCAAATTAGCTATGGAAAAAATGATGAAGTGGGCAGATAAAGCGTATGGAATA encodes:
- the dapD gene encoding 2,3,4,5-tetrahydropyridine-2,6-dicarboxylate N-acetyltransferase is translated as MNNKNKKEVKSFTDPYELANYIKSSKKSTPVKVYLKGNNLNKINFDKVKEFGNDEFKIIIGEYNEIVYIMDKYSEEIEDYYIEYDRRNSAIPLLDITNIQARIEPGAIIRDKSYIGKNAIIMMGAVINIGAEIGENTMIDMNVVVGARAIIGKNVHIGAGTVIAGVLEPPSKTPVVIEDNVVIGANAVVLEGVKVCKDAVVAAGAVVTKDVPPNTVVAGTPAKVIKQKDSKTCDKVKILDELRG
- the dapB gene encoding 4-hydroxy-tetrahydrodipicolinate reductase; protein product: MVKVIIHGCNGNMGQVLSKHLQQDNQCQIVAGIDRSPNKYKNDYPVYKDIFDFEGNADVIIDFSNPYYLPGLLDYSIENNMPLVIATTGFSPKDIKDIENAAKNIPIFYSSNMSLGINVLIELVTKAIPTLSDSFDIEIIEKHHNQKADAPSGTAYMIANKINEAFKNTMEYVFGRYSKKEKRRKNEIGIHAVRGGTIVGEHSVIFAGQDETIEIKHSAFSKSIFAIGAIKAAKYIVNQENGLYDMNNLVASNNNNK
- a CDS encoding aspartate-semialdehyde dehydrogenase — its product is MKKVNIAIVGATGMVGRTFLKVLEERDFPVNNLYLFASSRSKGKKLKFKNKEYSVEELNETSFNRDIHIALFSAGSEVSKKYAPIAKENGVIVVDNSSAWRMDKDVPLIVPEVNPEDIKWHNGIISNPNCSTIQCVVPIKPLHDKFKIKRIVYSTYQAVSGSGMGGIKDLENGIEGKPCSKYPHQIAFNCLPHIDIFMENKYTKEEMKIINETQKILNDYNIKITATAVRIPVRYGHSVATNIEFENPFELKDIYKTLKTAKGVILKDDIENNIYPLPLEAEDTDEVYVGRIRRDFSVDNGVNLWIVADNIRKGAATNTVQIAELLLQTI
- a CDS encoding M20 metallopeptidase family protein; the encoded protein is MKDIHKNMIKMRRELHRIPEVGFNEVKTSQYIKNKLIDFGFHIEQTAKTGIIGYKEGSSSKGAIAFRADMDGLRIKEETGLSFASEEEGMMHACGHDGHMAILLGLAMYLSRIPKLNRDIVLIFQPAEEGPGGAEVIVKEGILKKYNVEAIFGLHIYPGLGEGRIGARPGAMMAQTGEFDIIIKGKSGHGAMPHASIDAIYVSSQLVINYQSIISRNIEPIQGAVLTIGKIKGGSTRNIIAEEVKIEGTIRAFDIQVYNHIKRRMNEINKGLEKMYNVNVSIQFHDMYPAVVNDKGLFEEFKRALNDDITIIKPMMLAEDFSYYQREIPGIFFMLGSRNEELKLTYPLHSCHFNFNEEILRRGLISYIKLCKNFGILNK
- a CDS encoding type II CAAX endopeptidase family protein, with the translated sequence MNRLSSRPNIFETNIFYLILGLVFIGLGSYVQHKDIYIGLIITEYLIILLPTVLYLVVRGYNLKETLRLNKLSIKQTLMIPLIVILIYPVGMFMNSLMMIIISFLGEIQPPPIPVPDTGLELLISLFVIAISAGICEEVMFRGLVMKAYEGLGVKKAIIISAILFGIFHFNIQNLLGPIFLGLVFGYIVYKTNSIFASILAHITNNAIATLLNYFIRNSVNMNPQVNNELVQNIPYPLIMTMGAISIGAVAVVTGLIAFFLIKALPQSRNSILNKAREDVQETNIEKLTLKKAVPLFVMGLIYIGMSVLYISSI
- a CDS encoding small, acid-soluble spore protein, alpha/beta type, coding for MGKRKKKKKKILTPDDIMKYEIAAELGLTDKIEKEGWGGLTAKESGRIGGIMTARKKKKMQSKQKDGEENNNINTNKL
- a CDS encoding galactokinase, which gives rise to MIEELRQYFENIYGDSNDTRIFFAPGRVNLIGEHIDYNGGHVFPCALNFGTYVIAKKRNDDLVRLYSKNFEELGIMEFSLNDLVYQKEHDWANYPKGVIHIFKKMGLSLDVGFDAVYFGNIPNGAGLSSSASVELATSVMLKELFRFDVDMITMVKMSQRAENEFVGVNCGIMDQFAVGMGKKDNAILLDCDTLEYRYSSIQLKDASLVITNTNKRRGLADSKYNERRSECERALSQLKTKLDIESLGELTEEQFEENKHLITNETDRKRAKHAVYENRRTLKAVEALERGDLKEFGELMKESHISLRDDYEVTGKELDTLVELAWGQQGTIGSRMTGAGFGGCTVSIVENDKIDKFIENVGKKYKEIIGYEATFYVAKIGDGAKEIK
- the hpt gene encoding hypoxanthine phosphoribosyltransferase, whose amino-acid sequence is MEKKKKVVISKEEINSKVKELGQIISKDYEGKELLIVSLLKGSFIFTADLVRNIDVTTQIEFMTTSSYGNNTETSGKVNIVNDLRVDIKGRDVLIVDDIVDSGLTMNVIVEHLKEMEPNSLKTCVLLDKPERRQVEITPDYVGFTIPDLFIVGYGLNYGDYYRNIPYIFTFED
- a CDS encoding alpha-galactosidase; translation: MPVYFNEKTREFHLQNQEISYIIKVLKNNQLGHIYFGKRVKHRRSFQHLLRSKPRALTACVYEGDLDFSLDLTRQEYPSYGTTDFREPAFQIKQQNGSRITNFEYKTHKIYKGKPRLEGLPATYTEKNQEATTLEITLKDELINVELILLYTIFENYGAIARSVKFVNRGKEKLNVTRALSMCVDFMDSDFEMIQLSGAWARERHVKSRKLEMGIQAISSTRGASSANQNPFIALKRFNTTEDIGEVYGFSLVYSGNFLAQVEVDYDNVSRVTMGINPFDFSWILEEGESFQTPEVVMVYSDKGLNKMSQTYHELYRTRLARGKWRDKVRPILINNWEATYFDFNEEKILEIANDSKELGVELFVLDDGWFGKRNDDTTSLGDWFVNKEKLPSGIKGLAEKIIEMGMEFGIWFEPEMVNKESELYKKHSDWVIKVPNRRMSHGRNQYVLDFSRKEVVDYIYEMMSSILREAPITYVKWDMNRNITEIWSKALPPERQGEVSHRYILGVYSLYERLTKEFPHILFESCASGGGRYDPGMLYYAPQTWTSDDTDAVERLKIQYGTSFVYPISSIGSHVSAVPNHQVGRITNIDMRGNVAYFGTFGYELDVTKLPQEEKEKIKEQIKFFKENRQLIQQGMFYRLISPFEGNSNITSWMVVSQDEKEALLGYYQVLAKPNEGFVNLKLTGLNPDYKYIIEGREGDYFGDELMNIGLILDHSKDIGIGDFVSKIFKIKAVN
- the dapA gene encoding 4-hydroxy-tetrahydrodipicolinate synthase — protein: MSIFKGSGVAIVTPYKEGKIDFKKLDELIEWHIEENTDAIIICGTTGEASTMSEEEHKEAIKFAVDKVNKRIPVIAGTGSNNTSHAIEMSKYAESVGADGLLVVTPYYNKTTQKGLIEHYTAIADSVNIPIIVYNVPGRTGVNILPKTLATLSKHPNIKAVKEASGNISQVAEIARLCPNDFDIYSGNDDIIVPVLSVGGKGVISVVANILPKDTHDIVIKYLEGNVDEARELQLKMKGLIDALFIETNPIPIKTAMNLLGMDVGDLRLPLTNMTEENTNILINELENYGLKVRR